A section of the Cytophagales bacterium genome encodes:
- a CDS encoding aquaporin family protein, producing the protein MSTFMGEVIGTMILIILGDGVVGGVILSKSKAQNSGWIVITFGWGLAVAMAIYAVGKISGAHINPAVTLGLASVGAFPWKDVPMYILAQMIGAFIGAVVIYLHYLPHWRATDDPELKLAVFSTAPAIPRTWANLVSEIIGTFVLVLGILMIGANEFTQGLNPLIIGFLIMSIGLSLGGTTGYAINPARDLGPRIAHWLLPVNGKGGSNWGYSWIPVLGPVVGGIYGALFYQAIFKEEFTVAFWALSLLIVVILCIAYLKDKKEGNR; encoded by the coding sequence ATGTCAACATTCATGGGCGAAGTCATCGGCACAATGATCCTGATCATCTTAGGGGATGGGGTAGTTGGAGGCGTGATTTTAAGCAAAAGCAAAGCACAAAACTCCGGCTGGATCGTCATCACATTTGGGTGGGGTTTGGCTGTTGCCATGGCTATTTATGCTGTTGGTAAGATCAGCGGGGCTCATATCAACCCGGCTGTGACTCTTGGCCTGGCTTCTGTTGGAGCATTTCCATGGAAAGATGTACCAATGTATATACTCGCTCAGATGATAGGGGCATTCATAGGCGCTGTGGTTATTTATTTACATTACCTACCGCATTGGAGGGCAACTGACGACCCGGAGCTCAAACTTGCAGTATTTTCAACGGCTCCTGCAATTCCACGCACCTGGGCTAACCTTGTAAGTGAAATTATCGGGACATTCGTTTTGGTGCTGGGAATTTTAATGATTGGCGCCAACGAATTTACCCAAGGATTAAACCCGCTTATCATAGGTTTCCTGATCATGAGCATCGGTTTATCCCTTGGTGGTACCACCGGCTATGCGATCAACCCTGCCCGTGACCTGGGCCCCCGTATTGCACACTGGCTATTGCCGGTCAATGGAAAGGGCGGTTCAAACTGGGGTTATTCATGGATCCCGGTTTTAGGCCCGGTTGTGGGAGGTATTTATGGCGCTTTGTTCTATCAAGCCATTTTTAAAGAGGAATTTACTGTGGCTTTCTGGGCGCTAAGCTTGCTGATTGTTGTTATTCTCTGTATTGCTTATTTGAAGGATAAGAAAGAGGGGAACAGGTAA